In a genomic window of Armatimonadota bacterium:
- a CDS encoding MarR family transcriptional regulator produces the protein MILDAGPSCDKLFRIFARWVGDVLVARTLELAGDGVLTTAQYHCLTMVAGREPCAVGRLAEGLGVSDPAATKVVSRLEGKGLVARTGWGADRRVVHVTLSQRGRSVMTRLERRRSELLEAALTGFPARKLQRLAHGLEGLLLSALDSPEIIERVCLHCDGTHSGDCVVSRAYVLVCGAEIPWVSVTLP, from the coding sequence CTGGGTTGGCGATGTCCTGGTCGCGCGCACGCTGGAGCTGGCAGGCGATGGCGTATTGACCACCGCGCAGTACCACTGCCTGACGATGGTGGCCGGGCGCGAGCCGTGCGCGGTCGGCCGTCTGGCGGAAGGCCTAGGGGTCAGCGACCCCGCCGCCACCAAGGTCGTCAGTCGCCTCGAAGGCAAGGGCCTCGTCGCCCGCACCGGGTGGGGCGCCGACCGACGGGTGGTACATGTCACGCTCAGCCAGCGCGGACGCAGCGTGATGACAAGGCTCGAGCGGCGCCGCAGCGAATTGCTGGAAGCAGCTCTCACCGGATTCCCCGCGCGCAAGCTTCAGCGGCTGGCGCACGGCCTCGAGGGCCTTCTCCTGAGCGCCCTCGACTCGCCCGAGATCATCGAGCGAGTCTGCCTGCACTGCGACGGCACCCATTCCGGGGATTGCGTGGTCAGTCGCGCCTACGTACTCGTCTGCGGCGCCGAGATTCCGTGGGTGAGCGTCACGCTCCCATGA